One part of the Aurantibacillus circumpalustris genome encodes these proteins:
- the fbp gene encoding class 1 fructose-bisphosphatase produces the protein MNVKTLGQFIIEKQADFPYAKGELSRLLRDIGIAAKIVNREVNKAGLVDILGETGETNIQGERVKKLDIYANEQFIAAFKAGGEVCAIASEENDDIIPIDSEISKSAKYVIAMDPLDGSSNIDVNVSVGTIFSVYRRLSLSGPGTLEDFMQRGTEQVAAGYVIYGSSCMLVYTTGKGVNGFTLDPSIGEFCLSHPNMQTPKEGKMYSINEGNYLHFPDGVKKYLKYCQEEDKATNRPYSSRYIGSGVADIHRNLIKGGIYIYPTTTKSPNGKLRLLYECNPLAYLIEQAGGKATTGGKRIMEIPLTELHQRTPLFLGSSSMVDKAMEFMAKYSLEKV, from the coding sequence ATGAACGTGAAAACATTAGGTCAATTTATTATTGAGAAACAGGCGGATTTTCCTTATGCAAAGGGTGAGTTATCAAGACTTTTACGTGATATTGGTATTGCTGCAAAGATTGTAAACAGGGAGGTTAATAAAGCTGGTTTAGTAGATATTTTAGGAGAAACAGGTGAAACCAATATTCAAGGTGAACGCGTAAAAAAATTAGACATTTATGCCAACGAACAATTCATTGCGGCTTTTAAAGCAGGTGGTGAAGTTTGTGCCATTGCTAGTGAAGAAAACGACGACATCATACCAATTGATTCTGAGATTTCAAAAAGCGCAAAATATGTAATTGCTATGGATCCACTCGATGGATCTTCTAATATAGATGTGAATGTTTCGGTTGGAACTATTTTTTCGGTTTACCGTCGTTTGAGTTTAAGTGGGCCTGGTACTTTGGAAGACTTTATGCAACGTGGTACAGAACAAGTAGCTGCTGGTTATGTTATTTACGGGTCAAGTTGTATGCTTGTGTATACCACCGGTAAAGGCGTTAACGGGTTTACCCTAGATCCAAGTATTGGTGAATTTTGTTTATCGCATCCAAACATGCAAACACCTAAAGAAGGAAAAATGTATTCTATCAACGAAGGAAATTATCTACATTTTCCTGACGGTGTAAAAAAATATTTAAAATATTGTCAGGAAGAAGACAAAGCCACTAACCGTCCCTACTCTTCAAGGTATATCGGTTCTGGGGTTGCCGACATTCACCGTAACTTAATTAAAGGCGGTATTTATATTTATCCAACCACAACAAAATCTCCTAACGGAAAATTACGTTTGTTATACGAGTGTAATCCATTGGCTTATTTGATAGAACAAGCAGGAGGCAAAGCAACCACAGGTGGTAAACGTATTATGGAAATTCCTTTAACAGAATTACATCAACGCACACCACTATTTTTAGGCAGTTCTTCAATGGTTGACAAAGCTATGGAGTTTATGGCTAAATATTCTTTAGAAAAAGTTTAG
- a CDS encoding MFS transporter, which yields MLFPNTQKLNLLNSKSGRALTAFAFYFAEGAPIGFIWWAMPTLLRQTGVGVDVIGTFTAILVLPWVFKFLWAPLIDIFRSTRYGYKSWIAISQIFMCLTLLPLIFIPIENNVMLWAGLLFLHSLCAATQDVSVDALVINTVADDEKGIFNGYMQAGMLLGRGLFGGGTLIFISIIGLQLTIALMVLVILNIMILLLFIKESATLMDEQKLLSSFKTNLKETFLSKQTWYTLAFALTAAAAFEVAGSMAGPFLTDKGIDESSIGYFFGFPVTISTLIGGIAGGFLSDKIKRKKALLYFLCGFVFMIVLISLIGILNKDVPAYTWLSLFTGMYFFVGMFTSSSYALFMSITNPKLGATQFSTFMAATNACESWAVWTAGLIVVRTNYNSAFTIMCFVSLFSLFFLRKIKPNNISLAS from the coding sequence ATGTTATTTCCCAATACACAAAAATTAAATTTATTAAACTCCAAATCAGGAAGGGCATTAACCGCATTTGCTTTTTATTTCGCTGAAGGTGCTCCCATTGGTTTTATTTGGTGGGCCATGCCAACTTTACTGAGACAAACTGGTGTGGGGGTTGACGTTATTGGAACGTTCACTGCTATTCTTGTTCTTCCATGGGTATTTAAATTTTTATGGGCGCCGCTCATTGATATTTTCAGGTCTACACGTTACGGCTATAAATCCTGGATCGCCATCTCACAAATCTTTATGTGCTTAACCTTACTACCACTCATTTTTATACCAATTGAAAATAATGTTATGTTATGGGCTGGGCTTTTATTTCTTCACTCTTTATGCGCTGCTACACAAGATGTGTCGGTTGACGCTTTGGTTATTAATACCGTGGCAGATGATGAAAAAGGAATATTTAATGGTTATATGCAAGCCGGAATGCTTTTGGGCAGAGGACTTTTTGGGGGCGGAACACTTATTTTTATTTCGATAATTGGTTTACAGCTTACCATTGCACTCATGGTTCTTGTAATTTTAAATATTATGATCTTACTTCTTTTTATAAAAGAATCTGCTACTTTAATGGATGAACAAAAACTTCTATCAAGCTTTAAAACTAATCTTAAAGAAACATTTTTAAGCAAACAAACCTGGTATACACTTGCCTTTGCGCTAACCGCTGCCGCTGCCTTTGAAGTTGCGGGTTCAATGGCCGGTCCGTTTTTAACAGACAAAGGAATTGATGAGTCAAGCATTGGATATTTCTTTGGATTTCCAGTAACTATATCTACGTTAATAGGCGGCATAGCGGGAGGATTTCTCTCAGATAAGATCAAAAGAAAAAAAGCTCTCCTCTATTTTTTGTGCGGATTTGTTTTTATGATCGTTTTGATTTCTTTAATTGGTATTTTAAACAAAGATGTTCCAGCCTATACCTGGTTAAGTCTTTTTACAGGTATGTATTTCTTTGTCGGTATGTTTACTTCTTCATCTTACGCTTTATTTATGAGTATTACCAATCCAAAACTAGGTGCTACTCAATTTAGTACATTTATGGCTGCTACAAATGCCTGCGAGTCTTGGGCTGTTTGGACAGCTGGTTTAATTGTAGTGAGAACGAACTATAATTCTGCGTTTACAATTATGTGTTTTGTATCCTTATTCAGCTTGTTTTTTCTTAGAAAAATAAAACCAAATAACATTTCTCTTGCGTCATGA
- a CDS encoding GNAT family N-acetyltransferase, with amino-acid sequence MSIIIRKGTENDVPQALNLVKELAVFENAPTEVEVNIQEMTNSGFGKNKLFDFFVLEKENEIIGIALYYYKYSTWKGRCLFLEDIIVTEEERKNGYGKLLFNEVAKIAQKEKVKRMEWQVLDWNEAAINFYKKYDSNFDAEWINCKLNFEQLQSFDEGKKS; translated from the coding sequence ATGTCAATCATCATCAGAAAAGGAACAGAAAACGATGTGCCACAAGCGCTCAATTTGGTAAAAGAACTCGCTGTATTTGAAAATGCACCTACTGAAGTAGAAGTAAATATTCAAGAAATGACAAATTCAGGTTTTGGGAAAAACAAACTCTTTGATTTTTTTGTGCTTGAAAAAGAAAACGAGATAATTGGTATTGCTCTCTATTACTACAAATATTCAACCTGGAAAGGTAGATGTCTTTTTCTAGAAGATATTATCGTTACAGAAGAAGAACGCAAAAATGGTTACGGAAAATTACTGTTTAACGAAGTTGCGAAAATTGCACAAAAAGAAAAAGTAAAACGAATGGAATGGCAGGTGCTGGATTGGAATGAGGCTGCCATTAATTTCTACAAAAAATATGATTCGAATTTTGATGCGGAGTGGATTAATTGCAAATTAAATTTTGAGCAATTGCAGAGTTTTGACGAGGGGAAGAAATCTTAG
- a CDS encoding addiction module protein has translation MKAIELLFDQEEETFELTSEQKKELDKQLAEVESGKAKFYNMDEVKKMVRKSLRKK, from the coding sequence TTGAAGGCCATAGAATTGTTATTTGATCAGGAGGAAGAAACTTTTGAATTAACTTCAGAGCAGAAGAAGGAATTAGATAAACAGCTTGCAGAGGTAGAAAGCGGTAAAGCTAAATTTTACAACATGGATGAAGTTAAAAAGATGGTTCGTAAGAGCTTAAGAAAAAAATAG
- a CDS encoding OmpA family protein: protein MKTIHIALIISLLATTLTYAQNEFGGICHDNSGNLYCAGSFRNVLELGNKYTIKSKGESDVYIAKYESNGDCIWATRYGGLYSERVSDICSDSKGSTYVTGSFSNTTSFRNLKIVASTIKTYPSPNFYLVKLNISGDPVWVKSSINSGRDDGGFVVTDPAGNVYVSGTFDDKFECDAKSVTSKGKDDMFIMKLSAGGNLLWLKSFGDAGDNGCSAIYFSGDRIYAASSEENKEGYNAKLLCLGAGSGEIIWSKVVGTKKGSIDAITVDNDKAVLITGYVESRNGSDGQELIVAKYAVDGADIWNKRFTGGFPIGKALSVDQKNSIYLTGGYSDSLRMDRFNISGYPKEDVFLARLGPTGVTNTVISSGNSKNDRGSSLNIINNKIILGGTFTDGLEFGKNKLNGSVNTVFIASFEIAKLNCTNMKILSRDVDEEIGVAQTDIYGKLLIGTSQNKTFLSDQSLYLEDLNGLVLKRTITDEQGDFSFKNIDSNVPMNLVIDKNDKVSETQEIYLATQTGIIMDKMTIKDQKFKYHIISAEIVKMQEMPEENVELKFQEFGTNGGKEFMVTERISYESGSWSVPVEAIPDLKKIAQHMKRFSRIRLEINGHTDALGDETFNKNLSTIRGEEVKEFLVKLGVSMKRISVIGHGEENIINRCHEGVNCSESEHAYNRRTEFRFYMGPGL from the coding sequence ATGAAGACAATCCATATTGCTTTAATTATATCATTACTGGCAACAACCCTAACCTATGCTCAAAACGAATTCGGAGGAATTTGCCATGATAATTCAGGTAATCTATATTGCGCAGGATCATTTAGAAATGTGCTTGAATTAGGAAATAAATACACCATAAAATCTAAAGGTGAATCAGATGTCTATATAGCAAAGTATGAGTCTAATGGTGACTGCATATGGGCCACAAGATACGGAGGTTTATATAGTGAGAGGGTTTCTGATATTTGCAGTGATTCAAAAGGTAGTACTTATGTTACAGGAAGTTTTAGTAACACAACAAGTTTTAGAAATTTAAAAATAGTAGCATCAACTATAAAAACATATCCTTCACCCAATTTCTACTTGGTTAAGTTAAACATTTCTGGTGATCCTGTTTGGGTTAAATCTTCTATTAATAGCGGACGAGATGATGGTGGTTTTGTAGTAACCGATCCTGCAGGAAACGTTTATGTAAGTGGTACTTTTGATGATAAATTTGAGTGTGATGCAAAGAGTGTAACGTCAAAAGGAAAAGACGATATGTTTATTATGAAGTTAAGCGCTGGAGGTAATTTATTGTGGCTTAAAAGTTTTGGAGATGCAGGTGATAATGGTTGCAGTGCAATTTATTTTTCAGGGGACAGAATTTACGCAGCATCATCAGAAGAAAATAAAGAGGGTTACAATGCTAAATTACTTTGTCTTGGAGCTGGATCAGGAGAAATAATTTGGTCTAAGGTAGTTGGTACAAAGAAAGGGAGTATAGATGCAATTACTGTAGATAATGATAAAGCAGTTCTTATCACTGGGTATGTTGAATCAAGAAATGGCAGTGATGGGCAAGAATTAATTGTTGCAAAATATGCTGTAGATGGAGCAGATATTTGGAATAAGAGATTTACTGGCGGATTTCCAATTGGTAAGGCTTTGTCTGTAGATCAAAAGAATTCTATTTATTTAACTGGAGGATATTCCGATTCACTTAGAATGGATCGTTTTAATATTTCAGGCTACCCTAAGGAAGATGTATTTCTGGCCAGACTTGGACCTACTGGTGTCACTAATACTGTAATAAGTAGCGGAAACTCAAAAAATGATAGAGGGTCTAGTCTAAATATAATCAACAATAAAATAATTCTTGGTGGAACTTTTACTGATGGATTGGAATTTGGTAAAAATAAACTTAATGGGTCGGTAAATACAGTGTTTATTGCAAGTTTTGAAATAGCAAAGCTTAATTGCACAAATATGAAAATTCTATCAAGAGATGTTGATGAAGAAATAGGTGTAGCTCAAACCGACATTTACGGCAAATTATTAATCGGTACAAGTCAGAACAAAACATTTCTTTCAGATCAATCGCTTTACTTAGAAGATTTAAATGGTCTCGTTTTGAAGAGAACAATCACAGATGAACAAGGAGATTTTTCGTTTAAGAATATAGATAGCAATGTACCTATGAATCTTGTGATCGATAAAAATGACAAAGTTAGTGAAACACAGGAAATATATCTCGCAACCCAAACCGGAATAATTATGGATAAGATGACCATAAAAGATCAAAAATTTAAGTACCACATTATAAGTGCGGAAATTGTTAAGATGCAAGAGATGCCCGAAGAAAATGTTGAATTAAAATTTCAAGAGTTCGGTACCAATGGTGGAAAAGAATTTATGGTAACCGAGCGGATATCCTATGAATCAGGTTCATGGAGTGTTCCTGTGGAAGCAATTCCTGATCTAAAAAAGATAGCTCAACATATGAAGCGTTTTTCAAGGATTAGACTTGAAATTAATGGACATACAGATGCTTTAGGAGACGAAACTTTTAATAAAAATCTTTCTACAATACGAGGAGAAGAAGTAAAGGAGTTTCTTGTAAAGTTGGGTGTGTCTATGAAACGAATAAGTGTAATCGGCCATGGAGAAGAAAATATTATTAATAGATGTCATGAGGGTGTGAATTGCTCTGAGAGTGAGCATGCTTATAACAGACGCACTGAATTCAGGTTTTACATGGGGCCAGGACTTTGA
- a CDS encoding type II toxin-antitoxin system RelE/ParE family toxin → MLPVLIFDNAAKDFQKAYTYLEEQENGLGEKLLSRITEYIEVIETNPYIFKSGYRQIRQAKIKPFQHLLRYKVFQDYVAVIQLFHWKQNPIKNL, encoded by the coding sequence ATGCTGCCGGTTTTAATTTTTGATAATGCAGCGAAAGATTTTCAAAAAGCATATACTTATCTTGAAGAACAAGAGAATGGGTTAGGAGAAAAACTACTTAGTCGGATAACCGAATATATAGAGGTAATTGAAACAAATCCATATATTTTTAAATCAGGATACCGACAAATAAGACAGGCTAAAATAAAACCCTTTCAACATCTTTTACGGTATAAAGTTTTTCAGGATTACGTTGCGGTTATTCAGTTGTTCCATTGGAAACAGAACCCTATTAAAAACTTATAA
- the rsfS gene encoding ribosome silencing factor: MAKKPSAASAKKSPVKKASAKGVKSIAKKLSSGTKSKSSVVKKSPAKKGKTPVKKVLTDKERELREANVIANSEKKKKPAASKRPKKITTEKETSTLLDAIVEGMQERKAKNILIMNLQEIENRVTDYFVICDADSNTHVNSIADSVEEMVEKLAKEKAYHTEGSQNGEWILMDYINIVVHVFLRETREHYNIEGLWGDAEITHIKN; the protein is encoded by the coding sequence ATGGCTAAAAAACCATCCGCGGCGAGTGCGAAAAAATCTCCAGTAAAAAAAGCTTCTGCAAAAGGAGTAAAATCAATTGCTAAAAAATTATCTTCTGGCACAAAGTCTAAATCTTCTGTGGTGAAAAAATCACCGGCAAAAAAAGGTAAGACTCCAGTAAAAAAAGTTTTAACCGACAAGGAACGTGAACTACGCGAAGCAAATGTGATCGCTAATTCTGAGAAAAAGAAAAAACCAGCGGCGTCTAAACGCCCTAAAAAAATTACTACCGAAAAAGAAACATCTACATTGCTAGATGCTATTGTAGAAGGTATGCAAGAAAGAAAGGCGAAAAATATTCTGATCATGAATTTACAGGAAATTGAAAACCGTGTAACAGATTATTTTGTTATTTGTGACGCGGATAGTAATACGCACGTAAATTCAATTGCAGATAGCGTTGAGGAAATGGTTGAAAAATTAGCTAAGGAAAAAGCTTATCACACCGAAGGAAGTCAAAATGGTGAGTGGATTCTCATGGATTACATAAACATTGTGGTACACGTGTTTTTACGTGAAACAAGAGAGCATTATAACATTGAAGGTTTGTGGGGTGATGCTGAAATCACACACATAAAAAATTAA
- a CDS encoding biotin--[acetyl-CoA-carboxylase] ligase, with protein METLFIGKNIIFLPEIHSTNSYAIDLLKNVNLSEGTVVHTANQTHGKGQRGSVWNAQAKRNLTASIILKPTFLSIKNQFFLYQIVALACYDSVAEIMKSSQIDIKIKWPNDILVNKKKIAGILIENNIQNNQINWCVTGIGINVNQVEFDPTITATSLKLITGSDYSITLVLETLCKHFEKHYLVLRNSKLSSISEAYLKHLYGLNQFLEFEIHGERKKLLVKGLSESGLLLLEDSSGKINELDVKEVKWFL; from the coding sequence ATGGAAACACTATTTATTGGGAAAAACATCATTTTTTTACCTGAAATACATAGCACCAATTCTTATGCCATAGACCTGTTAAAGAACGTTAACCTTTCTGAAGGCACTGTTGTGCATACTGCTAATCAAACACATGGTAAGGGACAACGTGGCTCGGTCTGGAACGCACAAGCTAAAAGGAATCTGACGGCTTCTATAATTTTGAAACCGACATTTCTCAGCATTAAAAATCAGTTCTTTTTATATCAAATTGTTGCTTTGGCTTGTTATGACAGCGTGGCGGAAATAATGAAGAGTAGCCAAATTGACATTAAAATAAAATGGCCTAATGACATTTTGGTAAACAAAAAAAAAATAGCGGGCATCTTAATTGAGAATAACATTCAAAATAATCAGATTAATTGGTGCGTTACAGGTATTGGAATAAATGTAAATCAAGTAGAATTTGATCCAACAATCACTGCCACATCTTTAAAATTAATAACTGGATCTGATTACAGTATCACATTGGTTTTAGAGACGCTGTGCAAACATTTTGAAAAACACTACCTCGTATTGCGCAACTCAAAACTCAGCTCAATTAGCGAAGCTTATTTAAAACACCTGTATGGTTTAAATCAATTTTTAGAATTTGAAATTCATGGTGAAAGAAAAAAATTACTCGTTAAAGGTCTAAGCGAAAGTGGACTACTTTTACTCGAAGATTCATCTGGAAAAATTAATGAACTTGATGTGAAAGAAGTAAAATGGTTTCTTTAG
- a CDS encoding IS4 family transposase, with protein sequence MRTGNHFKNKIISLKERLKELRIYSLSHSCNFQKRRTKKIDPLNLILSFYNCNLNGSFSLSGWAFHLSQLINKPISKQAIFERVDADFINLCRELLNRSFNSKRTVNKFMKKFSNVYIQDSTCIHLPSSLYEFYQGNKTYTGNHSVAKIQVIYNLMKNTFEELMVTSFTRNDQAASADILQYISAGDLIVRDLGYFVLRSLKEILKKGAHFICPLRKDVHLFFPHNNQLIDLKKLLKNKKYLKQTVLLGKEEKVPVTLFAIKLDRKTASYRQKYAIQDRDRRKKLTIEKLHLLGWDVFVSSCADLEPQVIQDIYKIRWHIEIVFKSWKSHLKLEKNIPKRLNRPFIPEAIIYLTLLLTVLFIMPVYRLAIKTFKGISLIKTTRFIVGLMPRSDWTLSQVQLNNSRRLITYETRNRANFTDKVAFLT encoded by the coding sequence ATGCGCACAGGAAACCATTTCAAAAATAAAATTATCTCTTTAAAAGAAAGACTAAAAGAATTAAGAATTTATTCACTTTCTCATTCATGCAATTTTCAAAAGCGACGAACCAAAAAAATCGATCCTTTAAATTTGATTTTGAGTTTTTACAATTGTAACCTAAATGGTTCGTTTTCTCTTTCTGGCTGGGCTTTTCATCTAAGTCAACTTATAAATAAACCGATTTCGAAACAGGCTATTTTTGAGCGAGTTGATGCTGATTTTATAAATTTATGTCGCGAACTTTTAAATAGATCTTTTAATTCTAAGCGCACGGTAAATAAATTCATGAAAAAATTCAGTAATGTTTACATTCAAGATAGCACCTGTATTCACTTACCAAGCTCATTGTATGAATTTTATCAGGGAAATAAAACTTACACAGGTAATCACTCCGTTGCGAAGATTCAGGTTATCTATAATTTAATGAAGAATACATTTGAAGAACTAATGGTTACTTCTTTTACCAGAAATGATCAGGCAGCTTCCGCTGACATCTTGCAATATATTAGCGCGGGCGACTTAATAGTAAGGGATTTAGGTTATTTTGTTTTAAGATCTCTTAAAGAGATTCTTAAGAAAGGAGCGCATTTTATTTGTCCATTACGAAAAGATGTTCATTTGTTTTTCCCACATAACAATCAACTCATTGATTTGAAGAAGCTATTAAAAAACAAAAAGTATTTGAAACAGACTGTTCTTTTAGGTAAAGAAGAAAAAGTACCTGTTACACTTTTTGCAATTAAATTAGATCGTAAAACAGCAAGCTATAGACAAAAATACGCTATTCAGGATCGTGACAGAAGAAAAAAACTTACAATAGAAAAACTTCATTTATTAGGATGGGATGTTTTTGTAAGTTCTTGTGCAGACCTTGAACCACAAGTAATACAAGATATTTACAAAATAAGGTGGCATATAGAAATAGTTTTTAAATCATGGAAAAGTCATCTAAAATTAGAAAAAAACATCCCTAAAAGACTAAACCGACCATTTATTCCTGAAGCAATTATTTACCTCACCTTACTTTTGACTGTCTTATTTATAATGCCTGTATACCGACTAGCAATAAAAACATTTAAGGGTATAAGCTTAATAAAAACAACAAGATTTATTGTAGGATTAATGCCGCGATCGGATTGGACCTTAAGTCAAGTACAACTTAATAATAGTCGAAGATTAATAACCTACGAAACAAGGAATAGAGCGAACTTTACCGATAAAGTGGCATTTTTAACTTGA
- a CDS encoding DUF6973 domain-containing protein — translation MSSYSWSQLPKLGKYERCWALTHPFAALKVKRITKECKIYSDQISIKSELDGFSNGGKLDAYRHSLYMAACAQKIKVRKLRRLGIAHEKTNYRQFLKSEKEEGELADSLSSVMDLFNNELGFKIGFQNKKIFLEHISELVIDEIKKGNALIMKRNRSGAYLDCEGNLIDLKKYNRTWNIPKCLVSSKNN, via the coding sequence GTGAGCTCATATTCTTGGTCACAATTACCGAAACTAGGCAAGTATGAGCGTTGTTGGGCATTAACACATCCTTTTGCAGCACTAAAAGTAAAACGGATTACAAAAGAATGTAAGATATATTCTGATCAGATTTCAATCAAAAGTGAATTAGACGGTTTCAGTAATGGAGGAAAGTTAGACGCCTATCGACATAGTTTGTACATGGCTGCTTGTGCACAAAAAATTAAAGTGCGAAAACTTCGAAGACTGGGTATTGCACATGAAAAAACAAATTACCGACAGTTTTTAAAATCCGAAAAGGAAGAAGGAGAGTTGGCAGATAGTTTAAGTTCTGTAATGGATCTTTTTAATAATGAACTTGGATTTAAAATCGGCTTTCAAAATAAAAAGATATTTCTGGAACATATAAGTGAACTTGTAATCGATGAAATAAAAAAGGGAAATGCACTTATCATGAAAAGAAATAGGTCTGGAGCATATTTAGATTGTGAAGGAAATCTTATTGATTTGAAAAAATATAATCGAACTTGGAACATTCCTAAATGTCTTGTATCATCAAAGAATAATTAG
- a CDS encoding (2Fe-2S) ferredoxin domain-containing protein, with translation MEYDVHIFVCNNQRSGSEKLSCGDAHGLELVGEFKKQLKELNVGLKMRANRSGCLGICDFGPTVAIYPEGTFYVGVKKEDVKEIIESHILNKKPVERLLLKR, from the coding sequence ATGGAGTACGATGTTCATATTTTTGTTTGCAACAATCAGCGAAGCGGAAGCGAAAAATTAAGTTGCGGTGATGCACATGGATTGGAATTAGTTGGGGAATTCAAGAAGCAACTAAAAGAGTTGAATGTTGGTTTAAAAATGCGTGCCAATAGAAGTGGTTGTCTGGGTATTTGCGATTTTGGCCCAACCGTGGCAATTTATCCAGAAGGAACATTTTATGTCGGTGTTAAAAAAGAAGATGTGAAAGAAATAATTGAATCGCATATTCTAAATAAAAAACCGGTTGAGCGTTTGTTACTTAAAAGATAA
- a CDS encoding TIGR01777 family oxidoreductase, producing the protein MTKILITGGSGLVGKTISELLLKQGHEPRWLSREAGTWKEIRKYKWNLNEKYVDESAFEGVEAVIHLAGAGIIEKRWTDSYKKEIIDSRVKSTQLLFDVISKNKFPIKTVVGSSAVGFYGSVPSEHSFSEVDSAGNDFLAETCVDWEKSYQPFVDYGIRTVIVRTGIVLSNKGGAYAKMKPIFNLGLGAAAASGKQYFPWIHINDLTNIYSQSVLKPKYHGVYNAAASQAPTNKEFSKQLAKSLHKPFFLPNIPEFILNSVLGERAITLTSGLKISNEKIKNTGFVFGFDDLAVALKDLSSHD; encoded by the coding sequence ATGACAAAGATATTAATTACAGGTGGAAGTGGTTTGGTTGGGAAAACAATTTCTGAATTATTATTAAAACAAGGTCATGAACCGCGCTGGTTAAGTCGAGAAGCAGGCACGTGGAAGGAAATTCGAAAATATAAGTGGAATCTGAATGAAAAATATGTTGATGAATCAGCCTTTGAAGGCGTAGAAGCTGTTATTCATCTTGCAGGAGCAGGAATAATAGAGAAACGCTGGACAGATTCTTACAAAAAAGAAATAATTGATTCGCGTGTAAAAAGTACTCAGCTTTTGTTTGATGTTATTTCGAAAAATAAATTCCCAATAAAAACAGTTGTCGGTTCTAGTGCCGTTGGATTTTATGGAAGCGTGCCAAGCGAACATTCATTTTCTGAAGTGGATTCTGCTGGAAATGATTTTCTTGCTGAAACTTGTGTAGACTGGGAAAAAAGTTACCAACCTTTTGTCGATTACGGAATAAGAACAGTTATTGTAAGAACAGGAATTGTTTTGAGTAACAAAGGTGGAGCTTATGCAAAGATGAAACCGATTTTTAATTTAGGACTTGGAGCAGCGGCGGCTTCTGGTAAACAGTATTTTCCATGGATTCACATAAATGATCTGACGAATATTTATTCTCAAAGTGTTTTAAAACCAAAATATCACGGAGTGTATAATGCTGCCGCTTCGCAAGCACCAACGAATAAAGAATTCTCAAAACAATTAGCGAAAAGTTTACACAAACCATTTTTTTTACCAAATATTCCTGAATTTATATTGAACTCTGTTTTAGGAGAACGTGCTATTACGCTTACTTCCGGCTTGAAAATAAGTAACGAAAAAATAAAAAATACAGGTTTTGTTTTTGGATTTGATGATTTAGCAGTTGCTTTGAAAGATTTAAGTAGCCATGACTAA